The Myxococcota bacterium genomic sequence GCGCATCGCCGGCGAGAACGAGGCGCTGGTGCGCGAGGCGGCCGACGTCGCCGAGCTCGAGCGCGAGCGTGCCGTGCAGCGCGCGCGCGCCGCCGCCGAGCGCGTGCGCGAAGAAGCGAAGCGCGCCGCGGACCAGGAGATCGAGCGCGCGCGCGCGGCCCTGCAGGCCGAGGCCGCGAAGCTGGCAGTCACTCTGGCGGGCGAGCTGGTGAAGTCGAGCCTGACTCCCGACGACGAGCGCCGCATGGTCGGTGAGTTCGTGGCGCGCATCGGAGAGCCGTCGTGATCGGCGCCGGCGAGATCTCCCGCCGCTATGCGCGCGCGATCTTCGGCCTGGCCGAGGGCGGCGCGGCCCACGCCAAGCTCGCGGAGCAGGTGCGCACGCTGTCCAGCGAGATCACCGGCAGCGCCGAGCTCTCGCGCGTGCTGCTCACGCCGATCCACCCGCGCGTCGAGCGCAAGGCGCTGGTGCGCGAGCTGACGCAGCGCCTGGGCCTGACCGTCGAGATCACGGCCGTATCCGAGATCCTGGTCGACGAGAACCGCCTGCAGCTCCTGCCCGCGATCGCGGGCGCGCTGCAGGAGCTGGTCGACCAGGAGGCGGGCCGAGTCAGTGCCCGCGTCGTGTCCGCGCGGCCGCTCGACGCCGACTCCCAGGAGAAGATCCGCGCCGCGCTCGCGCGCCGCGTGAACGCCGACGTGGCGGTCGAGTGGAGCGTCGATCCAGCGCTGATCGGCGGCGTGGTCGCGCGCATCGGCGACCTCTTGCTCGACGGCAGCATTCGCACTCAGCTCGAGCAGCTCGAGGAAACTCTCAGGAAGGGGCCTGCGACATGAAGATCAAAGCAGCGGAGATCAGCGAGATCATCCGGCGCCAGATCCGCGACTACGAGCGCGAGGTCGACATCGCCGAGACCGGCACGGTGCTCTCCGTCGGAGACGGCATCGCGCGCGTGTACGGCCTCGCCAACGCCATGGCCGGCGAGCTGGTCGAGTTCCAGGGCGGTCTGCGCGGGCTCGTGCTGAACCTCGAAGACGACAACGTCGGCATCGCGATCATGGGCTCGGGCGAGCACATCCGCGAAGGCCACGTGGTGAAGCGCCTGGGCGAGATCATCCAGGTGCCCGTCGGCCCGGAGCTCGCGGGCCGCATCGTGAACGCGCTCGGCGAGCCGATCGACGGCAAGGGCCCGATCCACGCCAAGGAGCAGCGCCGCGTCGAGGTGAAGGCGCCCGGCATCGTGAAGCGCCAGCCCGTGAAGGAGCCGCTGCAGACCGGCATCAAGTGCATCGACTCCATGACCGCGATCGGCCGCGGCCAGCGCGAGCTGATCATCGGCGACCGCCAGACCGGCAAGACCGCGATCGCGCTCGACACGATCATCAACCAGAAGAGCACCGGCGTGCGCTGCATCTACGTGGCGATCGGCCAGAAGCAGTCGACCGTCGCGCAGCTCGTCGGCAAGCTCACCGAGGCCGGCGCGATGGAGTACACGACCATCGTCGCGGCCACCGCGGCGGACTCGGCGCCGCTGCAGTACATCGCGCCCTACACCGGCTGCACCATCGGCGAGTACTACCGCGACAACAAGCAGCACGCGCTGATCGTGTACGACGATCTCTCGAAGCACGCGACCGCCTACCGCCAGCTGTCACTCCTGCTGCGCCGGCCGCCCGGACGCCAGGCGTATCCGGGCGACGTGTTCTATCTGCACTCGCGCCTGCTCGAGCGCGCAGCCAAGATGAGCGACGACGCCGGCGGCGGGTCACTCACGGCGCTGCCGATCATCGAGACACAGGCCAACGACGTGTCGGACTACATCCCGACCAACGTCATCTCGATCACCGACGGCCAGATCTTCCTGGAGTCCAGCCTGTTCAACGCCGGTCAGCGCCCGGCGATGAACGTCGGCA encodes the following:
- the atpA gene encoding F0F1 ATP synthase subunit alpha, translated to MKIKAAEISEIIRRQIRDYEREVDIAETGTVLSVGDGIARVYGLANAMAGELVEFQGGLRGLVLNLEDDNVGIAIMGSGEHIREGHVVKRLGEIIQVPVGPELAGRIVNALGEPIDGKGPIHAKEQRRVEVKAPGIVKRQPVKEPLQTGIKCIDSMTAIGRGQRELIIGDRQTGKTAIALDTIINQKSTGVRCIYVAIGQKQSTVAQLVGKLTEAGAMEYTTIVAATAADSAPLQYIAPYTGCTIGEYYRDNKQHALIVYDDLSKHATAYRQLSLLLRRPPGRQAYPGDVFYLHSRLLERAAKMSDDAGGGSLTALPIIETQANDVSDYIPTNVISITDGQIFLESSLFNAGQRPAMNVGISVSRVGSNAQVKSMKSIAGTLKTTLAQYREVEAFAQFGSDLDKVTQEQLANGQRLTLMLRQGQYKPLPVEEQVVQIYAATPRADGKPSWLRNYPAEDVTRYMDEMSEFLRVKHPAVLEELRRSGALGDAVRGKLDEALDAFAKVFQPSAAPA
- the atpH gene encoding ATP synthase F1 subunit delta, translating into MIGAGEISRRYARAIFGLAEGGAAHAKLAEQVRTLSSEITGSAELSRVLLTPIHPRVERKALVRELTQRLGLTVEITAVSEILVDENRLQLLPAIAGALQELVDQEAGRVSARVVSARPLDADSQEKIRAALARRVNADVAVEWSVDPALIGGVVARIGDLLLDGSIRTQLEQLEETLRKGPAT